A single window of Amphiura filiformis chromosome 17, Afil_fr2py, whole genome shotgun sequence DNA harbors:
- the LOC140137050 gene encoding E3 ubiquitin-protein ligase TRIM56-like: MADDGYELISCHGDDYGLVTCGICKLDIDKPKLLPCLHSFCLECMRKLHQQSQKCPSCREAISWPPDGVDGLKDNNFLNKLKARRDICKPMKGSPCTCCGATNGDFPSRCSDCNGFLCRNCVDLHKNIAPLKAHAVIAIEDLRSGKVDVTKVLKQESCVSHTDQPLEFFCKTCGAAICHSCTVVDHSRPEHDCVTLDVAAENQKQRWES, from the coding sequence ATGGCAGACGACGGTTATGAACTTATCAGTTGCCATGGTGATGATTACGGGCTGGTCACGTGTGGCATATGTAAATTAGACATTGATAAACCAAAACTACTACCATGTCTTCACTCCTTCTGTCTCGAATGTATGCGGAAATTGCATCAACAATCTCAGAAGTGCCCTTCATGTCGTGAGGCCATTTCATGGCCTCCAGATGGAGTCGATGGCCTGAAAGATAACAACTTCCTCAACAAATTGAAGGCAAGAAGAGACATCTGCAAACCAATGAAAGGTTCCCCGTGCACATGTTGCGGTGCCACGAATGGGGACTTTCCTTCACGGTGTTCGGACTGCAATGGTTTTCTATGTCGGAACTGCGTTGATCTTCATAAGAATATTGCCCCGCTTAAAGCGCATGCAGTTATCGCGATTGAAGATCTAAGATCAGGAAAAGTTGATGTGACGAAAGTTTTGAAACAAGAATCGTGTGTGAGTCATACAGATCAACCGCTTGAATTCTTCTGCAAGACGTGTGGCGCGGCCATTTGTCATTCGTGTACAGTTGTGGATCATAGTCGACCAGAACATGATTGCGTAACTCTGGATGTGGCTGCTGAAAATCAAAAACAGAGATGGGAAAGCTAA